From one Planktothrix agardhii NIES-204 genomic stretch:
- a CDS encoding putative cytidine/deoxycytidylate deaminase: MEDLPENYKPPLRPTWDEYFMMMAKLVATRSTCLVFPVGAVIVKDRQMLATGYNGSPSGSIHCTTQGYCYPGLSTCDTSSVLPSRAVHAEANAIAQAAKHGICCNGGSIYVTLEPCISCLKLIISTGIKEVFYETVFNSGDKAMVRDLYINDGLVTLKQIHLSEEITQKGASFLLNPTSVLGMVKGGN; encoded by the coding sequence ATGGAAGACTTACCAGAAAACTATAAACCGCCCCTGCGACCGACTTGGGATGAGTATTTTATGATGATGGCTAAATTGGTGGCTACGCGCTCCACCTGTTTAGTCTTTCCCGTGGGTGCAGTAATTGTCAAAGACCGACAAATGCTGGCTACGGGTTATAACGGATCGCCTTCTGGTTCCATTCACTGTACCACCCAAGGCTATTGTTATCCGGGGTTAAGCACCTGTGATACCAGTTCGGTGTTACCTTCCCGGGCGGTTCACGCAGAAGCAAATGCGATCGCACAGGCGGCAAAACATGGAATTTGTTGTAATGGGGGAAGTATTTATGTTACCTTAGAACCTTGTATTTCCTGTTTAAAATTAATTATTTCTACAGGAATTAAGGAAGTCTTTTATGAGACTGTTTTTAATTCTGGAGACAAGGCGATGGTAAGAGATTTATATATTAATGATGGCTTAGTCACCTTAAAACAGATACATCTTTCTGAAGAAATTACTCAAAAAGGGGCATCATTTTTATTAAATCCGACATCGGTTTTGGGAATGGTTAAAGGAGGAAATTAA
- a CDS encoding adenylate kinase, which translates to MRLVILGGPGAGKGTQAKLLCSDLGIPCLDMGQILRQRIISDTELGQQAKPYVEKGELVPDEIMIQFVRQQLLEPAVAKGWLLDGYPRTSFQAEELDFLLEDLEQQLNWAIYFNVPEMVLKKRSLARSRADDQLGIIERRIELFYQRTVPILEYYELTNRLLDINGEQSPEQIYQEICQRLN; encoded by the coding sequence GTGAGACTGGTGATTTTAGGTGGCCCAGGAGCAGGAAAGGGAACTCAAGCCAAACTGTTATGTAGTGATTTGGGTATTCCTTGCTTAGATATGGGTCAGATTTTGAGACAAAGGATCATTTCTGATACGGAATTGGGTCAACAAGCTAAACCCTATGTAGAAAAAGGCGAGTTAGTCCCAGACGAAATTATGATTCAATTTGTCCGTCAACAATTGTTAGAACCTGCGGTGGCGAAGGGTTGGCTTTTAGACGGTTATCCCCGTACCTCATTTCAGGCGGAAGAATTGGATTTTTTATTAGAAGATTTAGAACAACAGTTAAATTGGGCGATTTATTTTAATGTACCAGAAATGGTATTAAAAAAGCGTTCTTTAGCGCGTTCAAGGGCTGATGATCAACTGGGAATTATTGAACGTCGTATTGAGTTATTTTATCAACGTACAGTTCCCATTTTAGAATATTATGAACTCACCAATCGTCTTTTAGATATTAATGGGGAGCAATCTCCAGAACAAATTTATCAAGAGATTTGTCAACGTCTCAATTAA
- a CDS encoding ribonuclease PH yields the protein MWKRPDHREPNQLRPVSFERNFTRFSPGSVLAKSGDTKVLCTVSIEPGVPKFLQNTGQGWLTAEYRMLPGATPQRQPRELLKLSGRTQEIQRLIGRSLRAAVDLKALGEFTITVDTDVIQADAGTRTTAITGGFVALVDALNTLVEKGQLQQLPICHQIAAISVGLLEGEPYLDLNYPEDVAADIDFNLVMTEELEIIEIQGTAESGSFNREKLNKILDFAELGIKELLEAQRRILGEFILLKSGES from the coding sequence ATGTGGAAACGTCCTGATCATAGAGAACCAAATCAACTTCGTCCTGTAAGTTTTGAACGGAATTTTACTCGTTTTTCCCCTGGTTCTGTGTTAGCAAAAAGTGGGGATACAAAAGTATTATGTACCGTTAGTATTGAGCCGGGAGTACCCAAATTTTTACAGAATACAGGACAGGGATGGTTAACCGCAGAATATCGAATGTTACCTGGGGCAACACCCCAACGTCAACCGAGAGAATTGTTAAAATTATCAGGAAGAACTCAAGAAATTCAACGATTAATTGGACGTAGTTTAAGGGCTGCGGTGGATTTAAAAGCATTAGGAGAATTTACCATTACGGTTGATACCGATGTAATTCAAGCGGATGCAGGAACGCGAACTACGGCTATTACCGGGGGGTTTGTGGCGCTAGTTGATGCCTTAAATACATTAGTTGAAAAAGGACAACTGCAACAATTACCCATCTGTCATCAAATTGCTGCGATTTCTGTGGGACTATTAGAAGGAGAACCCTATTTAGATTTGAATTATCCCGAAGATGTGGCCGCCGATATTGATTTTAATTTGGTAATGACCGAAGAATTAGAAATTATTGAAATCCAAGGTACTGCGGAATCTGGTAGTTTTAATCGAGAAAAACTCAATAAAATTTTGGATTTTGCTGAACTAGGAATTAAAGAATTATTAGAGGCTCAACGCCGAATATTAGGAGAGTTTAT